A single window of Methylacidimicrobium sp. AP8 DNA harbors:
- the ilvD gene encoding dihydroxy-acid dehydratase — MYQSLETPPAPEGRPSGCHRAYSRRIFDGDSRAPNRSMLYPLGFRKEEFARKDLIGIASTWSQVTPCNMHIDVLAREAAAGAEESGAKALIFNTITVSDGISMGTEGMKYSLVSREVIADSVETVAAAEAMDGLVAIGGCDKNMPGCLIALARLNRPSVFVYGGSILPGCYRGKKIDIVSVFEAVGAAAKGDLSPEELAEIESHAIPGPGSCGGMYTANTMACAIEALGMSLPGSSTELAVSKEKQAGCRAAGRAVAQLIDRGIRPRDILTRKAFENAITVVMALGGSTNAVLHLLAIAHAAGVDLALEDFRRIGKRVPVVADLKPSGRFTVAEWSEIGGLVPLLRRLLEKGLLHGDCLTVTGATLAENVAGSPDYPPGQEIVLPFEKPIKAEGHIVILRGNLAPLGAVAKLTGKEGLRFSGSAHVFDSEEAALASILDGSVVPGEVIVIRYEGPKGGPGMREMLSPTSAVMGRGLGKDVALITDGRFSGGSHGFVVGHICPEAAAGGPLAIVRDGDRITIDAEAEEIRLELPEEEIARRLASWTPPASPYRRGVLAKYRSQVGSAHLGAVTDGEGSGRGAS; from the coding sequence ATGTACCAATCTCTCGAAACGCCGCCTGCCCCCGAGGGCCGACCCTCGGGCTGCCACCGGGCCTACTCCCGCCGGATCTTCGACGGCGACTCCCGCGCGCCCAACCGCTCGATGCTCTATCCCTTGGGATTCCGCAAGGAAGAGTTCGCCCGCAAGGATCTGATCGGAATCGCCTCGACCTGGAGCCAGGTCACCCCGTGCAACATGCATATCGACGTACTCGCCCGGGAAGCGGCGGCGGGCGCGGAGGAATCCGGCGCCAAGGCGCTGATATTCAACACGATCACCGTATCCGACGGGATCTCGATGGGGACCGAGGGGATGAAATACTCCCTAGTCTCCCGGGAGGTGATCGCCGACTCGGTCGAGACGGTCGCCGCGGCGGAAGCCATGGACGGGCTGGTGGCGATCGGCGGCTGCGACAAAAACATGCCGGGCTGCCTCATCGCTCTGGCAAGGCTCAATCGGCCCAGCGTCTTCGTCTACGGCGGGAGCATCCTTCCCGGCTGCTACCGGGGGAAGAAGATCGACATCGTCTCCGTCTTTGAGGCGGTGGGCGCCGCAGCTAAAGGCGACCTCTCCCCCGAGGAGCTGGCCGAAATCGAAAGCCACGCCATCCCGGGACCGGGCTCCTGCGGCGGGATGTACACGGCCAACACCATGGCCTGCGCGATAGAAGCGCTCGGCATGAGCCTCCCGGGAAGCTCGACCGAGCTCGCCGTCTCCAAGGAGAAGCAGGCCGGCTGCCGCGCGGCCGGCAGAGCGGTCGCGCAACTGATCGACCGGGGAATCCGCCCCCGCGACATTCTCACCCGGAAGGCGTTCGAAAACGCGATCACGGTCGTGATGGCGCTCGGCGGATCGACCAACGCCGTGCTCCATCTCCTGGCGATCGCCCACGCCGCCGGAGTCGACCTGGCCCTCGAGGATTTCCGGCGTATCGGCAAGCGAGTGCCGGTGGTGGCCGATCTCAAGCCGAGCGGGCGCTTCACGGTCGCCGAATGGTCGGAGATCGGGGGGCTTGTGCCCCTCCTGCGGAGGCTGTTGGAGAAGGGCCTCCTGCACGGCGACTGCCTGACCGTGACCGGCGCGACCCTCGCGGAAAACGTCGCGGGGAGCCCCGATTATCCACCGGGCCAGGAGATCGTCTTGCCGTTCGAAAAGCCGATCAAGGCCGAAGGCCACATCGTGATCCTTCGCGGCAACCTCGCTCCCCTCGGCGCCGTGGCCAAGCTGACCGGAAAGGAAGGACTCCGGTTCTCGGGGAGCGCCCACGTCTTCGACTCGGAAGAGGCGGCCTTGGCCAGCATCCTGGACGGATCGGTCGTCCCGGGCGAGGTCATCGTCATCCGCTATGAAGGCCCCAAGGGCGGGCCCGGCATGCGGGAGATGCTCTCCCCGACCTCGGCCGTCATGGGACGGGGCCTCGGCAAGGATGTCGCCCTGATCACCGACGGGCGCTTCTCCGGCGGGAGCCATGGCTTCGTCGTCGGCCACATCTGCCCGGAAGCGGCGGCGGGAGGCCCCTTGGCGATCGTCCGGGACGGGGATCGGATCACCATCGATGCCGAAGCCGAGGAGATCCGGCTGGAACTCCCCGAGGAAGAGATCGCCCGCCGGCTCGCGTCCTGGACTCCCCCCGCCTCTCCGTACCGGCGCGGGGTCCTCGCCAAATACCGTTCTCAAGTAGGCTCGGCCCACTTAGGCGCAGTGACCGACGGGGAGGGGTCCGGCCGAGGGGCGAGCTAG
- a CDS encoding IS1634 family transposase: MYVQEVRTCQRGKVYRSVLVRESYRVGKQVKTRILSNLTRMPVEVQQAVRALLQGKKLVPLDRLDGQEALDYGGIAVLEQAWQRFGLDQVLSGVGSERKGRLLKAMIFGRILFPSSKLALREEAGGTLLAKVCGLEEKDLEEDDLYRAMDGLNGVWSGIEKKLYREAQPEGASLVLYDLSSVYFEGDGPEGLAQYGYSRDHRQDRRQVLLAVATDARGIPIHVEVLRGNRAESTTLTGLLVTLRRRLGIREATFVFDGGMKSRWNLEMLTGMELEYVTRSTGTKLQEIVRRLPKDRQLWLTDRTRVMEIEHQGVRYVVAGGEWRAMRDRERRQSRIARGEEELRQIAKATRKGADPVELGSRIGRALQRIQAHKYFQYGVDAKGRFWWKLDQERVKEEEAKGGWYLLETNLPSAKASPQEVLTHYKRLAEVEAAFSELKSYLEVRPVYHWRPDRVRNHVRICFLAFWMNARLGTEWVAKGFTKEVPKVLRRLQAIRLIRLAPNGRPLIGFFSKIPADINALLQKLDLLPLFARPPKWAM, encoded by the coding sequence ATGTACGTGCAAGAGGTGCGCACTTGCCAGAGGGGCAAAGTCTACCGATCCGTTCTTGTCCGGGAGTCGTATCGGGTGGGCAAGCAGGTCAAGACGAGGATCCTGTCCAATCTGACCCGGATGCCGGTGGAGGTCCAGCAGGCGGTCCGAGCGCTGCTGCAGGGGAAGAAGCTGGTGCCCCTGGACAGACTGGACGGGCAGGAAGCTCTGGATTACGGAGGAATCGCGGTCCTCGAGCAAGCGTGGCAGCGATTTGGACTCGATCAGGTTCTTTCCGGGGTGGGTTCGGAGCGGAAGGGGCGGCTTTTGAAAGCGATGATCTTTGGACGGATTCTCTTTCCCTCTTCCAAGCTCGCCCTTCGGGAGGAAGCAGGCGGGACGCTTTTGGCTAAGGTATGCGGGCTGGAGGAGAAGGACCTGGAAGAAGACGATCTCTACCGGGCGATGGATGGGCTCAACGGCGTTTGGAGCGGGATCGAGAAGAAGCTTTACCGGGAAGCCCAACCAGAGGGAGCGAGCTTGGTGCTCTATGACCTTTCGAGTGTCTACTTCGAGGGGGACGGCCCCGAGGGATTGGCGCAGTACGGCTACAGCCGGGATCACCGGCAAGATCGGCGGCAGGTGCTTCTTGCGGTCGCCACCGATGCCCGGGGGATCCCGATCCATGTGGAGGTCCTGCGGGGGAACCGGGCGGAGAGCACGACGCTGACGGGGCTCTTGGTGACTCTCAGACGCCGACTCGGGATCCGAGAGGCTACCTTCGTCTTCGATGGCGGGATGAAGAGCCGGTGGAATCTGGAGATGCTCACCGGCATGGAGCTTGAGTACGTGACCCGATCAACTGGGACCAAGCTCCAGGAGATCGTTCGGCGACTTCCCAAAGATCGGCAGCTCTGGCTGACGGATCGAACCCGGGTGATGGAGATCGAGCACCAAGGAGTTCGCTACGTCGTTGCCGGAGGGGAGTGGCGCGCGATGCGCGATCGGGAGCGGCGGCAGAGCCGCATCGCCCGAGGAGAGGAAGAGCTGCGCCAGATTGCCAAGGCAACGCGCAAGGGGGCAGACCCAGTCGAGCTCGGCAGCCGGATCGGCCGGGCGCTCCAGCGGATCCAGGCCCATAAGTACTTTCAGTATGGAGTCGACGCCAAGGGCCGGTTCTGGTGGAAGCTTGACCAAGAGCGGGTCAAAGAAGAAGAGGCGAAGGGCGGCTGGTATCTTTTGGAGACCAACCTCCCGTCCGCCAAGGCTTCTCCTCAGGAGGTGCTGACCCACTACAAGCGGCTCGCAGAGGTCGAGGCCGCTTTTTCAGAACTCAAGAGCTACCTCGAAGTCCGTCCGGTCTATCATTGGCGGCCCGATCGGGTCCGCAACCACGTGAGAATCTGCTTCTTGGCTTTCTGGATGAATGCCCGCCTCGGGACCGAATGGGTGGCCAAAGGGTTTACCAAAGAGGTGCCCAAGGTGCTCCGCCGCCTTCAGGCGATCCGCTTGATCCGGCTTGCCCCAAACGGACGGCCTTTGATCGGGTTCTTCTCCAAGATCCCCGCCGACATCAACGCACTGCTCCAAAAGCTCGACCTGCTCCCCCTCTTTGCTCGCCCGCCCAAATGGGCCATGTAG
- the pheT gene encoding phenylalanine--tRNA ligase subunit beta has protein sequence MRISWRWLSRYCQVTVPVEEALDRLTMSGLEVAHWRRRGPEDPRIVVAEVVDWRPHPRADRLRLVRVRIPGQELSVVCGAANFDRGDRVALALAGAVLPGGVEIARRRIRGEESEGMLCSAEELGLEEKGSEGILVLDAGCELGVPVASVLPTDIECLLEVTPNRPDLLSYRGIARELAALGCGRLLPSPPAASSSTFAPFPGRVVLEASDAAPWYAAALLEGIEIKPSPPWMQEHLRRSGARPVNVVVDVTNFVLFELGEPLHAFDADAFPDGEILVRRASPGERLVALGDQEIALDPADLVIASRRGPEALAGVIGGRRSSISEKTSRVVLECAWFLPKVIRAAARRHSISTEASYRFERRVDPGVVWAARERAIHLLTELAGGRLVGTSAYGALPLDPAPIRLQARTVERICGELPPPAEIEDILGRLGLELLEKQEAGWLWKVPSHRADLEGEVDLVEEIVRVRGLAGLPSRVSAGWATKSRDDRRWDRREAVRSALAGRGWQECLCLPFAASRPDENGVELSHPANADFRFLRSDLTSGLLVVARMNWAKGNRSLRLFEIGRVFHRRGGRVEEREHLAILAAGEEAQEPHWLTGGRRLDFYDVKGLADFLEGSFAFPGEARVRLERIPREEAAKQGIDAEIALLEYNLEPWLAQEWARTVFRPLPIYPPVRRDIAVVVDEAVTHAEVRRAVEASRPPCLERVHLFDLFRDPSGARLPAGKKSLAYALTFRAPDRTLTDKEVNGWVEAVKNALRSQGWSLREA, from the coding sequence ATGAGAATTTCCTGGCGTTGGCTGAGCCGTTACTGCCAAGTGACGGTCCCGGTCGAGGAAGCGCTCGACCGCCTGACGATGAGCGGCCTGGAGGTCGCGCACTGGCGCCGTCGCGGACCGGAAGACCCGCGGATCGTGGTGGCGGAGGTGGTCGATTGGCGGCCGCACCCGCGCGCCGACCGGCTTCGGCTCGTCCGCGTCCGGATCCCCGGGCAGGAGCTGTCCGTCGTCTGCGGGGCTGCGAACTTCGATCGCGGAGACCGGGTCGCTCTAGCCCTCGCCGGCGCGGTTCTGCCTGGCGGAGTCGAGATTGCGCGGCGGCGGATCCGGGGAGAGGAATCCGAAGGGATGCTCTGCTCGGCCGAAGAGCTCGGGCTCGAGGAGAAGGGATCGGAAGGCATCCTGGTTCTGGACGCCGGCTGCGAGCTTGGGGTTCCCGTGGCTTCCGTCCTTCCTACCGACATCGAATGCCTTCTGGAGGTGACGCCGAATCGGCCCGATCTTCTCTCCTACCGGGGGATCGCGCGGGAATTGGCCGCTCTGGGCTGCGGCCGCCTGCTCCCCTCTCCCCCGGCCGCTTCCTCCTCCACCTTCGCTCCTTTTCCGGGACGGGTCGTTTTGGAGGCTTCGGACGCCGCGCCTTGGTATGCGGCCGCCCTGCTCGAGGGAATCGAGATCAAGCCGAGCCCTCCCTGGATGCAAGAACACCTGCGCCGTTCGGGCGCACGGCCCGTGAACGTGGTGGTCGACGTCACCAACTTCGTGCTCTTCGAGCTCGGCGAGCCCCTGCATGCCTTTGACGCGGATGCGTTCCCGGACGGGGAGATCCTCGTCCGCCGCGCCTCTCCGGGGGAGCGGCTGGTCGCCCTGGGCGACCAGGAGATCGCTCTCGATCCGGCCGACCTGGTCATCGCGAGCAGGCGTGGGCCGGAGGCGCTGGCCGGGGTGATCGGCGGCCGGCGTTCGTCCATTTCGGAGAAGACCAGCCGCGTGGTCTTGGAGTGCGCCTGGTTCCTCCCCAAGGTGATCCGCGCCGCCGCTCGCCGGCATTCGATTTCGACCGAAGCCTCCTATCGGTTCGAGCGAAGGGTCGATCCCGGCGTGGTCTGGGCGGCGAGGGAGAGGGCGATCCATCTGCTCACGGAGCTGGCGGGCGGACGGCTGGTTGGCACGTCGGCCTACGGTGCGTTGCCGCTGGATCCGGCTCCGATCCGGCTGCAGGCACGGACGGTGGAGCGGATCTGCGGGGAGCTTCCGCCGCCTGCCGAGATCGAGGATATCCTCGGCCGGCTGGGCCTGGAGCTCCTGGAAAAGCAGGAGGCCGGCTGGCTCTGGAAGGTCCCCAGCCATCGGGCGGACCTGGAGGGAGAAGTCGACCTGGTGGAGGAGATCGTTCGGGTGCGCGGACTGGCCGGGCTGCCTTCCCGGGTCTCCGCCGGCTGGGCCACGAAAAGCCGGGACGACCGCCGGTGGGACCGCCGGGAGGCGGTGCGGAGCGCGCTGGCGGGGCGCGGGTGGCAGGAGTGCCTCTGCCTGCCCTTTGCGGCGAGTCGGCCGGATGAGAACGGGGTTGAGCTGTCGCATCCGGCGAACGCCGATTTTCGCTTTCTCCGTTCCGATCTCACATCCGGTCTGCTCGTGGTGGCCCGGATGAACTGGGCGAAGGGCAACCGGAGCCTGCGCCTCTTCGAGATCGGCCGGGTCTTCCACAGGCGCGGAGGAAGGGTGGAAGAGCGGGAGCACCTTGCGATTCTGGCCGCCGGCGAGGAGGCGCAAGAGCCCCACTGGTTGACCGGGGGACGGCGGCTCGACTTTTACGACGTCAAGGGGCTGGCCGATTTCCTCGAGGGCTCGTTTGCCTTTCCCGGAGAGGCGCGCGTTCGGCTGGAGCGCATTCCCCGGGAAGAGGCTGCCAAGCAGGGGATCGACGCGGAAATCGCCCTCTTGGAGTACAATCTCGAGCCTTGGCTGGCGCAGGAATGGGCCAGGACGGTCTTCCGTCCCTTGCCGATCTATCCTCCGGTCCGGCGGGATATCGCCGTCGTCGTCGACGAGGCGGTGACCCACGCCGAGGTCCGCCGCGCGGTCGAGGCGAGCCGGCCGCCGTGCCTGGAGAGGGTCCACCTTTTCGACCTGTTTCGGGATCCCTCCGGGGCTCGGCTTCCCGCTGGGAAGAAGTCCCTCGCCTATGCCTTGACTTTCCGGGCGCCCGATCGCACTTTAACCGACAAAGAGGTCAACGGGTGGGTGGAGGCCGTCAAAAACGCCCTGCGATCTCAAGGCTGGTCGCTGCGGGAGGCATAA
- a CDS encoding tRNA (guanosine(46)-N(7))-methyltransferase TrmB has translation MCELVKVSLAPARPPGRDEARGLVLPGGWEEIFARRAPIVCDLGAGTGRFAVAYAELHPEWNVLAVERKLARVRRIERAAAARGLANLKVLWFGWDDLLLFWSPPASCREIHVLFPDPWPKRRHRRRRTLQPAVLAAIFRVLEPGGFFRFLTDSADYAAAVEQAISLLPRFERRGEPGGFPASHFEEVFRSRGDPLYGGVWWKTGEGGPEGGGS, from the coding sequence ATGTGTGAGCTCGTGAAGGTGTCCCTGGCGCCGGCACGGCCGCCCGGGCGCGACGAGGCGCGAGGCCTGGTCCTACCGGGAGGTTGGGAAGAGATCTTCGCGCGCCGGGCGCCGATCGTCTGCGACCTGGGAGCGGGGACGGGCCGCTTTGCGGTCGCCTACGCCGAGCTCCATCCGGAGTGGAACGTGCTGGCGGTCGAGAGGAAGCTCGCCCGGGTGCGGCGGATCGAGCGCGCGGCCGCCGCGCGCGGGCTCGCCAACCTAAAAGTCCTCTGGTTCGGGTGGGACGACCTCTTGCTCTTCTGGTCGCCGCCGGCTTCCTGCCGGGAGATCCACGTGCTCTTCCCCGATCCGTGGCCCAAGCGGCGCCACCGGAGGCGCCGCACTCTCCAGCCCGCTGTTCTGGCGGCGATTTTTCGCGTGCTCGAGCCGGGCGGCTTTTTCCGTTTCCTGACCGACAGCGCCGACTACGCTGCGGCCGTCGAACAGGCGATCTCCCTCCTGCCGAGATTCGAGCGGCGAGGGGAACCCGGCGGCTTTCCGGCAAGCCATTTCGAGGAGGTCTTTCGCAGCCGGGGCGATCCCCTCTACGGAGGCGTCTGGTGGAAGACCGGTGAGGGGGGCCCGGAGGGCGGAGGATCATGA
- a CDS encoding dUTPase, giving the protein MNREDKLEAIFALQEELNRQIGIETGSLDDEGRERWLLNYARAMSQEIAELTDSVPWKWWARYQKRDLQNARVELIDLFHFLVSAAQVLGMSADDFFQAYRRKHQVNRERIAGGYRQKDPDDSRHV; this is encoded by the coding sequence GTGAATCGGGAAGATAAGCTCGAGGCGATTTTCGCGCTGCAGGAAGAGCTCAATCGCCAGATCGGAATCGAAACCGGATCGCTCGACGACGAGGGCAGGGAGCGATGGCTGCTCAACTACGCGCGGGCCATGAGCCAGGAGATCGCCGAGCTGACCGACAGCGTGCCCTGGAAGTGGTGGGCGCGGTACCAGAAGCGCGATCTGCAAAATGCCCGCGTCGAGCTGATCGACCTCTTCCACTTCCTGGTGTCGGCGGCGCAGGTGCTGGGAATGAGTGCCGACGACTTCTTCCAGGCCTACCGGAGGAAGCACCAGGTGAACCGGGAGCGGATCGCCGGCGGCTACCGCCAAAAGGATCCCGACGACAGTCGACATGTGTGA
- a CDS encoding thiol-disulfide oxidoreductase DCC family protein codes for MTGRGMSREPSGTIYFDGVCCLCNRFVRFVLRHDRGHLFRFAPLQGESFRREMGGSGIPAGADSVVVLWQAADGRREIFVRGRAVVQVLRHLPRLRWLAVLLGLLPEGWLDRLYERVAARRYRWFGRMTECPAPVGEEKRYFLD; via the coding sequence TTGACGGGGCGCGGAATGAGCCGGGAGCCGAGCGGAACGATCTACTTCGACGGCGTCTGCTGCCTCTGCAACCGGTTTGTCCGGTTCGTATTGCGGCACGATCGCGGGCACCTCTTCCGATTTGCGCCGCTGCAGGGCGAAAGCTTCCGCCGGGAGATGGGAGGGAGCGGGATTCCCGCCGGTGCCGATTCGGTGGTCGTTCTTTGGCAGGCGGCCGACGGCCGGCGGGAGATCTTCGTGCGCGGGCGGGCGGTCGTGCAGGTGTTGCGCCATCTTCCCCGGCTGCGCTGGCTGGCCGTTTTGCTCGGCCTTCTCCCCGAGGGGTGGCTCGACCGGCTCTACGAGCGGGTGGCCGCCCGGCGCTACCGCTGGTTCGGGAGGATGACCGAATGCCCGGCGCCGGTCGGCGAAGAGAAGAGATATTTTCTCGATTGA
- the lexA gene encoding transcriptional repressor LexA, protein MLVDKRGSRTRVLQFIESYVQRHHRPPTVREIQHACGFRSTRAVSYQLERLEAMGLISRQKNSRGILLRKPMEKDFAVPFFPAIPAGSPSPTQEPPEETMRLGPESFGISDPSACFAVRVRGSSMIGAGILDGDIALIEKKQPREGQIVAALIDGECTLKRLTLDPAQGYLLRSENPAFPDLRPARDLTIQGVLVGILRKVA, encoded by the coding sequence ATGCTCGTAGACAAGCGGGGATCGCGGACGCGGGTCCTCCAGTTCATCGAATCCTACGTCCAGCGCCACCATCGTCCGCCAACGGTCCGGGAAATTCAACACGCCTGCGGGTTCCGCAGCACCAGGGCCGTCTCCTACCAGCTCGAGCGGCTGGAGGCGATGGGCTTGATCTCCCGGCAGAAGAACTCCCGGGGAATCCTGCTGCGGAAACCGATGGAGAAGGACTTCGCCGTGCCCTTCTTCCCCGCCATTCCCGCCGGCTCGCCGAGCCCCACGCAGGAGCCGCCCGAGGAAACGATGCGCCTGGGGCCGGAATCCTTTGGGATTTCCGATCCGTCGGCTTGCTTTGCGGTGCGGGTGCGCGGATCGAGCATGATCGGGGCGGGCATCCTGGATGGAGACATCGCCTTAATCGAAAAGAAGCAGCCGCGCGAGGGCCAGATCGTTGCGGCGCTCATCGATGGAGAATGCACGCTCAAGAGATTGACGCTCGATCCGGCCCAGGGTTACCTGCTCCGGTCGGAGAATCCCGCCTTTCCCGACCTCCGCCCCGCACGCGACCTCACGATCCAGGGTGTCCTGGTCGGAATCCTCCGAAAAGTAGCCTGA
- a CDS encoding glycosyltransferase — protein sequence MSVVLPIYNEEDVAASIAARIASFAESHPHYEFLLVDDGSTDATPAVLSECLGQRTPPNVRFLAYAPNRGKGHAILFGFRHARGRFLCFTDGDLAYPLADLDRIATELERSDVVIGSRAACRASRGDPNLCRRFLGIAYNRLVRLFLSLPYRDTQAGLKGFRREAGERLFALVTATGFSFDVEVLFVARKLGLPIHEIPVEPEKGHSYKTGKVKLVRDSAAMLAELWRIRLRDWMGLYHEPSARTP from the coding sequence TTGAGCGTCGTCTTGCCGATCTACAACGAAGAGGATGTCGCGGCCTCGATCGCCGCGCGGATCGCGAGCTTCGCCGAAAGCCATCCCCATTACGAGTTCCTCCTGGTCGACGACGGCTCCACGGACGCGACACCGGCCGTCCTCTCCGAATGCCTCGGCCAGCGGACGCCTCCCAACGTCCGGTTCCTCGCCTATGCCCCCAATCGCGGGAAGGGGCACGCGATCCTCTTCGGATTCCGGCACGCCCGCGGCCGCTTCCTCTGCTTCACCGACGGAGATCTCGCCTACCCGCTGGCCGATCTGGATCGGATCGCTACGGAGCTGGAGAGGTCCGACGTGGTGATCGGTTCCCGCGCCGCGTGCCGCGCCTCCCGGGGCGATCCCAACCTCTGCCGCCGCTTCCTGGGCATCGCGTACAACCGGCTCGTCCGGCTTTTTCTTTCCCTTCCCTACCGGGACACGCAGGCCGGCTTGAAAGGCTTCCGCCGGGAAGCCGGGGAACGGCTCTTCGCCCTGGTGACCGCCACCGGCTTCTCCTTCGATGTCGAAGTGCTTTTCGTGGCGAGGAAGCTGGGGCTGCCGATCCACGAAATCCCGGTGGAGCCGGAGAAGGGACATTCCTACAAGACCGGCAAGGTGAAGCTCGTACGCGACTCCGCCGCGATGCTTGCGGAGCTCTGGCGGATCCGGCTGCGGGATTGGATGGGGCTTTACCATGAGCCGAGCGCGCGCACTCCTTAG
- a CDS encoding polysaccharide deacetylase family protein, which yields MSRARALLSFDLEEFDIPTEFGRALPEREQIEVTLAGLRRLTALLRERGIVSTFFATAVFAMRAREEIRSLGESQEIASHGYAHTGFSPADPARSKEILEEVTGKPILGYRSPRFRPVADHLLQKAGYLYNSSEHPTFLPGRYCRLFAPRKAYRKGGLLQIPVSVSPWIRFPFFWLAFKNTPPPLFRAAAAWTLAESGYLLLVFHPWEFADLAGYGLPRWISSPCGPELLDRLASFLDWLGARARFTTVADFAADFLSR from the coding sequence ATGAGCCGAGCGCGCGCACTCCTTAGCTTCGACCTCGAGGAGTTCGACATCCCGACCGAGTTCGGACGCGCGCTCCCCGAGCGGGAGCAGATCGAGGTGACGCTCGCCGGGCTCCGCCGGCTGACGGCCCTCCTGAGGGAACGGGGGATCGTCTCCACGTTTTTCGCCACCGCCGTCTTCGCGATGCGGGCCCGCGAGGAGATCCGAAGTCTGGGAGAATCCCAGGAGATCGCCTCCCACGGGTACGCGCATACGGGCTTTTCGCCCGCCGATCCGGCCCGCTCCAAGGAAATCTTGGAGGAGGTCACCGGCAAGCCGATCCTCGGCTACCGGAGCCCGCGCTTCCGGCCCGTGGCGGATCATCTCCTGCAAAAGGCCGGATATCTCTACAACTCCTCGGAGCACCCGACGTTTCTGCCGGGCCGCTATTGTCGCCTCTTCGCTCCGCGAAAAGCGTACCGGAAGGGCGGGCTCCTGCAGATCCCGGTTTCGGTCTCCCCCTGGATCCGCTTCCCCTTTTTCTGGCTGGCGTTCAAGAACACCCCGCCTCCGTTGTTTCGTGCCGCCGCGGCGTGGACCCTGGCGGAATCGGGCTATCTCCTCCTCGTCTTCCATCCCTGGGAATTCGCCGATCTCGCCGGCTACGGCCTGCCGCGCTGGATCTCCTCCCCTTGCGGTCCGGAGCTGCTCGACCGGCTCGCCTCCTTCCTCGACTGGCTCGGCGCCCGGGCGCGGTTCACAACCGTTGCGGACTTCGCCGCGGACTTCCTTTCGCGATGA
- a CDS encoding glycosyltransferase family 87 protein, with protein MNPERRQDPLPPAGLSLWLGYFLLLSVVVAHAPEHAVTPTYAEASRAWWAHRPLYDLQSVHGFLYLPQSAILYTPFALLPPVPREILWRAVNLAVLAGALARLARFFPRPSRSFVLLSLLSIPASLASARNGQTNFPLAGAMIHGFLDAASGRAYRAAFWFLLGLVYKPVAIVPYLLAAAFYPGLRRPMAAGTLLLLALPWLCGPPNFVRDQYHDFWTKLLLSGQPHEPSFSDISGLLTVLRIHLPSSWIFACRALAVPITLLLGWTALRRDPHHAALWLDALAAVYLMLFNPRTEANSYILLAPATAFCALWELSIGGRAAGAALVAITLGFGSPSYGPVHGWTNLWFQPLLSLLFLGYIAFRSLRPLPAPEAAFPSLGARQNEESAR; from the coding sequence ATGAACCCGGAACGCCGACAGGACCCTCTCCCGCCGGCCGGCCTTTCTCTCTGGCTCGGCTACTTCCTCCTCCTGTCCGTTGTGGTCGCCCACGCGCCGGAGCACGCGGTAACCCCCACCTACGCCGAGGCGAGCCGAGCCTGGTGGGCGCACCGGCCGCTCTACGATCTGCAGAGCGTCCACGGATTCCTTTACCTGCCGCAGTCGGCCATCCTCTACACCCCGTTTGCGCTGCTCCCCCCGGTGCCTAGGGAAATCCTCTGGCGAGCCGTCAATCTCGCCGTCCTGGCCGGAGCGCTGGCCCGCCTGGCCCGATTCTTCCCGAGGCCCTCCCGCTCCTTCGTCCTCCTCAGCCTTCTTTCGATTCCCGCCTCTCTGGCCTCCGCGCGCAACGGACAAACCAATTTTCCTCTGGCGGGTGCGATGATCCACGGATTTCTGGACGCCGCGAGCGGAAGAGCCTACCGGGCCGCATTCTGGTTCCTTCTCGGCTTGGTCTACAAGCCGGTCGCGATCGTCCCCTACCTGCTGGCCGCCGCCTTCTATCCCGGCCTCCGGCGGCCGATGGCGGCGGGCACCCTGCTCCTGCTGGCCCTGCCCTGGCTCTGCGGCCCCCCCAACTTCGTCCGCGACCAGTACCACGACTTCTGGACAAAGCTCCTCCTCTCGGGCCAGCCGCACGAACCGAGCTTTTCGGATATCTCCGGCCTCCTGACCGTCCTGCGCATCCACCTTCCTTCTTCCTGGATCTTCGCCTGCCGCGCGCTCGCGGTCCCGATCACCCTCCTCCTCGGGTGGACGGCTCTGCGACGCGATCCCCACCATGCCGCCCTCTGGCTCGACGCCCTCGCCGCCGTCTATCTGATGCTCTTCAACCCGAGAACAGAGGCCAATTCCTACATCCTCCTCGCGCCGGCGACGGCCTTTTGCGCCTTATGGGAGCTCTCGATCGGGGGGCGGGCCGCCGGCGCGGCCCTGGTCGCGATCACCCTCGGATTCGGCTCGCCTAGCTACGGGCCGGTCCACGGCTGGACCAACCTCTGGTTCCAGCCCCTGCTCTCCCTCCTCTTTTTGGGATATATCGCCTTCCGCTCCCTTCGGCCGCTGCCCGCCCCGGAGGCCGCGTTTCCCTCTTTGGGCGCCCGCCAAAACGAGGAGTCCGCCCGATAA